One part of the Dioscorea cayenensis subsp. rotundata cultivar TDr96_F1 chromosome 2, TDr96_F1_v2_PseudoChromosome.rev07_lg8_w22 25.fasta, whole genome shotgun sequence genome encodes these proteins:
- the LOC120278643 gene encoding RING-H2 finger protein ATL16-like: protein MSTTQNHPPPPPSPSSSDNNFPILAISILGILTTSILLLAYYLFVTKSCFNWRRSRLPLTNPHPSQPLFQPQPQPLGLPPSLIQSLPILRFSKSSSSSSSNQCSICLTDFQPNEHLRLLPSCSHSFHIDCIDIWLQSHPNCPLCRSLILSQDFHRTPTLHPQLPNSSSSPSSPPPPPPLLPLRKAPSFGHECIDLRPFKDDTFCIQPIRRSFSMDSSADRQLYLSVQQALQRDRHFQEQEQEDEDVIGSSGSKVRRSFFSFGHGRSSRTSSVLPIQFEM, encoded by the coding sequence ATGTCCACAACACAGAACcatccaccaccaccaccatcaccttcTTCCTCAGACAACAACTTCCCAATCCTAGCAATCTCCATCCTTGGCATCCTCACCACCTCCATCCTCCTCCTCGCCTACTACCTCTTTGTCACCAAATCCTGCTTCAACTGGCGCCGCTCTCGCCTCCCTCTCACCAATCCCCATCCTTCCCAACCTCTCTTCCAACCCCAACCTCAGCCTCTTGGCCTTCCTCCTTCTCTTATCCAATCCCTCCCCATTCTCCGCTTCTCCAaatcctcctcttcatcatcatccaaCCAGTGCTCTATTTGCCTCACTGACTTCCAACCAAACGAACACCTCCGTCTCCTTCCCTCCTGCTCCCACTCCTTCCACATCGACTGCATCGACATCTGGCTCCAATCCCACCCCAACTGCCCTCTCTGCCGCTCCCTCATCCTCTCTCAGGACTTTCATCGAACACCTACCCTGCATCCCCAACTTccaaattcttcttcttctccttcttctcctcctcctcctcctcctcttcttcccctCAGAAAAGCTCCCAGCTTTGGCCATGAATGCATTGATCttagacctttcaaagatgatACCTTTTGCATTCAACCAATCAGGAGATCTTTCTCTATGGATTCTTCCGCTGATCGCCAGCTCTATCTCTCCGTTCAGCAAGCTCTGCAGCGTGACCGCCATTTCCAGGAACAGGAGCAGGAGGATGAGGATGTTATTGGGAGTAGTGGCTCTAAGGTTCGCcgctccttcttctccttcggCCATGGCCGGAGCTCTCGGACCTCGTCGGTGCTTCCTATCCAGTTTGAGATGTGA